The genomic DNA CCGGGTCGCTGTTGCGACGAGTTCGCCCGGCTGGCCGCCGTCCGCTTCTTCGTCTGCATACTGGTCAGGACCGAGCGCAGCCTGGGCGGCGAAGCGGATCCGCTTCTCTAGCATATCCAAGGTCTTCTCCGTGACGACATGGCTCGGGACCGCCGCTCTGTCCATGACACCCCTCGATAGGTCCAGGAGATCCCGGTGCGCGCTGATGCGGATAGGCCTTCCCAACGCCTCCTCTTGCTTCAAGAGCTCACGGACAGCGCGTTTGGCGAGCAGGTGATCGGCCAGCGTCCTGCCCTTGAAACTGGGATCGACAGCAGGAACTCTCAGGAAGTGCCGGCTCTCAGGGATGCCCTCGATTCGTCCCCGGATGTGCTTGGGGATCAAGACGTACACATGGCCGAGATCCTCCGGCTCGACGATGGCGTCTACCTTCTTCTGACCGACCTTCATGTGAAGCTCAGCCAGTTCCATCGAGTTGTACGAGATGCCGACAGACTCGATCCCGTGCTTGGTGATCGACCTTTCCCTGCGCGTCAGCCCGAAGGCGACGGCCAGTTGTTCATCCGAGGGAGCAGGTGGCAGCCCCTGTTTGGCAAGTTCTTCCCACTGTGCGTAAGGAGTTCGCCCCTCGAGGCCGCGATGCGGCCTCATGTGGTAGTGGTCAACGATGAACCTGATCAGGCTCCTGTAGAACTCCCCGACGGTCAGCGAGGCAAGCTCTTCCGCCGGATAGTCGCCTTGCTTGACGACGTTGGAGAAGGAGCGTCCCGCGAAATAGCGGCAGAGCCGCTTGATGATCCTGAAGAACGCTTCGATCGTGCCTCGCTTGCGCGGATCCTGCTCAGGGACGACGCGCGGGACGCTGACTCGCGAGGCGGCTGTGTCGAATTCGCTGCGAAATACCGGGCCGCCGTCCGTGGCCAGGTTGAGTGGGCGGCCGTGCATGTGCCAGGACGCCATTGCTCCCGCAGCCTCGGCGAGCTCGCTCTTGTCGATCATGACCGACCTGAGGGCGCTCTTCGTCGCGGCGGTGGAGGGAGGGCCGAAGGCGAGGTTGAAGCCGACGATGGCTCTCGATGCGCAGTCGATCCCCGCCGTGAGGGTCGTTCGGATGCGCGGCACCAGGCTACGCTGTTTGGGCGTCAACGATTTCCAGAAACTTGACTTGGCGACGAGCGTGTGGAGATCGACCTCCCAGTCGTCCATCTCGACACGTCCCAAAGCCTGCGTGACTTGCAATCCCTTTCCGACGGGCGTGTATTTCCGAAAAGCGTAGTCGCTCCCTTTGCGCCCGGCGTCCACCATGAACGGATCGAGCAGGTGGATCTTGCGTCGGACGGCATTGTGGCTCGCGTACACCTGCTGGTGCTCGGGCAGGTTCTTGTTGATGTTGTACAAGGCAAGGTCCACGTCCTCGCAGATGTCGGCCATTCTGGGCTGCAGCAGGCTGGCGTATTTCCTGACCTCGATCGCGATCACGTCGGCTGCGCGAGGGTCCAATTGGTTCCGGTTGCCGCATTCGGAGTAGTGGGGACGCAGGCTCTCCATACGGCAGTTGCCGTTGATAAAGCGCGCCAGCCATTTCTTCAGGGCGGAAGGGCTGGGATAGTCAAAGGCCTTGCGCACCTTGCCCTTAATCCTTCGCCCAGGCCGCCTGCGTTCTCCGAACGTGTCGAGGTACCACCGATCCATAAGGTCGCGGTTTTCCTCGACGAACCGGGCGAAGTCATCAATGATACGGCGCGGGCGCCAACGCCCTTGCAGGTTCGTGGCGGCATCTAGGAAACGGATGCACCATTCCTTCTTCCACGCAAGAGTCCTGAGTTCTTCCTCCGACAGGTCGGTCAAGTCGGAGTCGTCGAACCGCACTCGCAAGATAGCCAAGGCCTTCGAATAGTAGCCCTCGTCGATCCGGATACGCTTCGACCGGATCAACGCGTTGATCTCGTTGTCGGACTTCACGACGAAGTAGTCTTCCGCGATCAGGTCACCTGTCACGGGCTGGAGCACGTGCGTGTCCTTGACCTTCCTTTCGACCCTGAAGGACTGGCCATCGATGAGCAGCCGATCGTGGCGGCCAAACAGATGGGCTCTCTCGGCTCTTGTTGCCGAGGCAGGATTCAATACTTTCACGCCTCCCCCCTCTTGTTGTTTTTCTTTTGCACTATCAAGCTTCCGTGATGAATCGATTAACGGCGCCCTTCGCGGGCGCCGTGGTTGACAAGGATTGCTTGATCCTCAAGCCGGACGTTGGCAGGGACCGCCAGCAGGCCCTTCTGGATCAAGGTGACGGCCGCACGCCGGCCGCGCTCGCCAAGTCCGCTTGCTTGGGCAATCTCGCGGAGCGAAGTTCGAGCGGGCAGTTTTGGCAACGCAGCGGCCACGGTCGTCTGGGCTTCGAAGTCGTAGTCCGCTGCGTACGCCACGATGTCCTTGGCGTTCTCGATCTGTGCGAGGGTCAGGGCCTCCTCGGTGAAGATGCGGAACTCGTCGGCAATGCGGTCGCCGACCTGTTCGCACACGAGCCGAAGGGTCTCGCGCAGGTCTTCATCGACGTCGATCTTGTACTTCACGGCATACGCGATCCTGCCGCCCGGCGCCCGCTGGATGAAGTCGATCCAGCACGTGCGTCTCTGCCCATTCTGGAAAAATTGCACCTTCTGCTGCTCGCGCAGCTCCAGCGTCTCGGGTTTTGCGAGAAGAAAGTACGCTACCGATTCTTCGAGGCCACTCTCGTACCAGACCCTCCGCTTGCGGAACGGGTCGACGACGAAGCCGACCTTGGAGTCGCGCTTCTTCGGCTGCGGCACACGGTTGGCAACGCCGTCCTCAATTTCCAGGGCAGGGGCGTTCCGCCCCCAATCACGTGAAGCGTCATCGGTATGGACAAGCCCCCGCCCGAGCTACGGATGCTCTTCAACGGGTGGGCGAGGATAGGCCCGTGCCCGATCTTGAATCCGTGGCTGTAGTTCTTCAACGCTTCGGTTAGCAGCAGGTTATGGCAACGCATTTCAGTTTCCCTTTCTTGTCGGCGTGCGCATGCCAGCGGGCGGCGAGCGCCCGCTAGCCGATGGAAGGGCGAACCAACACGGGCAGCGGCGGGGACTGCGCGACCGCTAAGTCGCGAAGCCTCACGCGCGAAGCCGCGGTTTGACCGCTTCGCCGTCGCTCGATAGTGAAGGGACCAAAAAGCCGGACTTGACGCCCGGCAGAACATACCGGGGCCTCAGCCCTGAGCTTCGCGGACCTTCCGCACAGCTATCGATATGTTCATCGTCATAGTCATCTTTCCTCTTGGGCGGACCTGGTGAGACAGGCCCGCGAGTGGGAGGCGGATATAGCGTCGACAAGGAAGGTGCAAACGCTTTCTGAGAACTGATTTGTCTTTTTGGCGAACTTGGTTAACGGCGTTTCCGCAAACGCGAGGGGCGTCAATGGATGGCAACCAAATTCTGATCGGCTGGTGACCCGGGTCTGTCGAGAACGACAGCGACAGGAACCGTTGACGTCTGCGAAACGACGCACGACCCTTGGCGAGTTCACACGTTAAGGGGAGCGAGAGAAATGACCGACGGCAGCCGGAAATTCTACATTACGAGCGAGGCGGAGAAGCTCGAAGTTCTTGCCTCGCTCGAATTGTCGGGAAGCGTCCGCACCCTGGATCGCCTCCTCAGGTCCAGCTATGCCGTCCTGGCGACGTCCACCTCCGAAGAGGTCAGGGCGAAGTACGCACGGTGGCTGGAAGTAGCCCGGACGGGACTGGCGATCGAAGCCGAATGGGGCGAGGGCGCACTCCTCGACCTAAATGATCCGATCTTCGTCGACATGCGCGCGCGAGGCGAGATGAATCCGGTCCGTATCGGGAATGCGGAGGCGTACGCCGCCGCTCATCCCGGGCGCGAGTTCAGTTCTCCGAGCCTCTTGTGAGCGTCGCCTTGCTTGCCGACGAATGTGTGCCGCTCTTTGGTATTGTCGGGAATCAAAATGAAGGTTCCCTTCTCCGCGTCCGGCGTCTCATATGTACCTGTGACATAATAGATTTCGCCATCCGCGCCCTGATCAACCAAGCGCTCTTCGTACTGGAGGGCGTTGGCGGCCTCGTCGTTTTCTTTCTCGTATTCAGGATGTTGCAAAGGCATAATCAAGCTTCCCCTTAGTGACTTACATCTCGCAACCGATAGCCTGTGAAATCTTGCGGTTTCGTTATTGGACCCGTCGTATCAAAGGATTCGTGGCGCCTCATCCAATAACCATGCCATGACCACCGCTCCCGCTGAAAGGCTTCGGCTGAGTTGGACAAGCCTACGCTACCAACGGCAATCCTGGCTGGATCGCACCAATGTAGTGGAACACGCCCAGCTGCGCGCGCTTAAGCAGGGTGGCAAGGTGCCTTGGCGGACCAGAAGCTGTCGCAGCTAGGCGAAACGGATCTGGTGCTCAGCGGCTCGTCGCAAGGCCTCGACGGCTGGCCGACAAATTGGCAGCGATCATCTCACGGACGTTCGAGAGAAAGTAACGTCAGATGCTTGCCGGGAGCGGCATCGCCGTCTTCTGGCCGGGCATCGTCGGCGTCTCGACGTACGGACGGCGCTGTCCCAGATCAGTCCGTCATCCGGTGTCCGCGCATTGTGACCTGGCACGCGTAGGAAGCATCCTTCTCTTGGTGGATCCGGTTCTAACCGTGTGCGTCCGCTCCAGCCAGCGACGGAAGTTCCTCGGGTTGCCTGCCTGCCAGCACGATAGCATCCTTGACCACGCTCGCCCACCAAGGATCGTCGTCACGGGCAAGACGGCTGACATCCTCCATATCGAGGCCAACGACACTTGGGGTGAGGCCCAGACGCTCGGAATGAATGGCAAGGCTGTCCCGAACGACCTCGACAACCGCCGCGAGGTCAGCAGATCCCGTGACTACCCCGACATCCAGATCACTTCCCAGGCGGTCCTCTCCGCGCGCAACGCTGCCGTACACCCACAGGCTCTTGACGAACTGCTTCTTGTCACCAGGACTATCGGTAACGGCATCGATGATGGCTGCGAACCGACGTTCCTCGGCAGCAAAGAGGTCCTCGATTGCTTTGGAGAAGTAGTGTTCGGCATTCAAGCGGTACAGTCGGTTGTACCCTGACCCCTCTGCCGACACGACGCGCGCTTCCCCGAGCGAGATAAGGCCCAGGCGTGTGCTGCTCTTCGATATCCCGGCGCGACGACCGATATCCGAACTGGAGAGGTACCCGCCATGGCGGACAAGCACGCGCAAGACCCGCACGTTCGAGTCGACCCCGAAGACAAGGTCGAGAGGATTTCTGATCGCGCTCTGTGGAACCGTTCTCGCCACGGAGGACCCATATTTCACATCGGGTCGATCGTTCAGATATCAAAACAATCGATCTAATATTAAACCACTCGACCCGTTATTAAACCGATTGCCGACATCGTGCAATCACAGCCAGCGACTCCTTTCGTTCTTGGCTTCCGCGAAATGACGCGACGCTCTGAAGCCCGTTTCGGACGAGAGCCTCCGCAGCCAGGACTTTTTCGAGGAAGCCAGGATTTCTTCGAGGATGCCGAGTTTCGACGTACGGCGAACCCGTCCAATGAAATCCTTCAATTCCCCACTCCTCGATCCTTGTCCGACCGCCACCCGAGCCACTCGTCCCGTCCCAGGCGCGCGACCGCCGGCGCTCGCGCATTATAGGCCGCACTCTATGGCTCGCTGCCAATATAGAGCCGGGCCATGCTACGCGGCATCTATCCTGTTTTCCTGTCATCACCGTCTACCAGCTTGAGCCGCGGCTGCTGCGCGATCAGCTCGACCACCTCGCTGGCATCGAGCGTCCCCTTGACGAGCAAAGCCTCCGCGACGCGATCAACCTCCAGCCGCTCGCGTTCGATGATCCGCTTCGCCCGCTGAAACTGCTCCAGCAGCGTCTTGTCGACACGTACGTGCAGGAGGCGGTCGAGCCGTAATGCGGAGAAGAGTTCCTCTTCGTCGTCAGGGGCGAGGTAAGCCAAGCCTTCGCCAAGGCCGTAGGATGCCTCGAACGCCAACGCCGAAAGCGTGGCCGTGTGGAGATCGGAACCCCTGCCGCCGCCGCCGCCCGCCGACCGCTCCCCGAAGACCACTTCCTCGGCCGCAATGCCCCCAAGCCTGACGGCGATGCTGTCGAGCAGCTGGGCTTGGGTGCGTTCCTTGAATCCCTTATCCCTGATGAGGGCCCCGCCGCCGTTCTGGAACAGTTCGGGATTCCGGACGATGGCGCTCTCGACCGAAACCGAAACGAGTTCGCCGCACGCCAGCGCGAGCGCGACGATGGCATGTCCGGTCTCATGGACGGCCACCCGGCGGCGCATTTCCGGCGGAATGGGAACCAAAGCGGGAAGCTCGGACATAAGGTCGTTGAGCGTCATGTCGCGGCGCGCCCGCCTCGCCCGCCGTCTCGCCTGGCGGACGAGCTGCTCGAGGGAGGCGCCAGTCCAGCCTTCGGTTCTCCCGGCGATTTGCGAGAGGTCGGCCTTGGCAAGCAGCCCCTGCAGGTGCCAGCGCAGGATTCCTTCGCGGCCCTTCTGGTCCGGCAGGGGAATGCGGACATGCCTGTCGAGGCGGCCGGCACGGACGATCGCGGCATCGAGCTTGTGAGGATAGTTGCAGGCTCCGACCACGACGACGCCTTCGCGGCCCTCCGCGCCGTCGATGCACTCGAGCAGCGCGGCCACCACCTCCGTGCAGTACTGTGCGTTGTGGTCGTTGAACTTCTCGCGGTCGCCGACGGCGTCGATCTCGTCGATGAAGATGATTGACGGCGCATTCTTTCTTGCGTCGTCGAACGCCGCCCGCATGGCCTTCAGAAGGTCACCGAGGTGGCCCTTTGCCTGCCAACGGCCGAGGGAGCCAAGGACGAGGTGGACGTTGCAGGTGCGGGCGAGAGCGCCCGCGAACGTGCTCTTGCCCGTTCCGGGCGGCCCGGACACAAGAATGCCGCGATCCACGTCCGCCCAGCCGATCCTTCCGGCCCGCCAGTCGGCGAGGTCAATCGCCAGTTCGCGGCCCCATTCGCCCGCCTCGCCGAGGCCGTGGAGGTCGTCGAGCGTCGGGCCAGAAATGTCTTTGGCCGCCCTTGGCGCATTGGCCTGCGCCATCAGCTTGATCGCTTGAGCGACGGACCTGCCCGGGCGCAGCGTGGCGCCGATGATTGACAAGGGCATTGTGGCGATGAACTTGGCCTGTTCCGGCGTGATCTCCGTCTTGAGACAGAGCCTCGCCCCCGCGATGACGTGCCGCGGCGGGATCGGCCCCACTTCGACTACCCCGTCAGCTGCGAGGCGGAAGTAATCCGGCGTCTCCGTGCCGTTCTTCATCACCAGGACGACGCGCCGCCGCTTCGAGAGCGCCGCGGAAAGTTCCGCCTCCTTGGCCTTCGTCCAACGGTCGCCCTTTGTCAGGATCTCGGTGCCGTCGAGGCCGCCATAGATGAAGGAAGGGCCATGCGCGGCATAGTGGACGGCCTCTTCATAGATGTCCTTGTCCGGGTCCGCCGGGAGCAATAAACCGACGACCACAGGTTTTAGCTGCCGGAATTGCGGGATGGAGCGGCATGCACGCATGATCCCGCAGTAGGCGAGGAAGCGCGGCAAGGATTGATGCAGCTTGTTGCGAAAGGTGCTGGCATTGGTGCTCCGAGCATCCTTCAGGGTTTTGTAACGGATCATTTCGACACCTCGGCCGCGACCGTGCCACAGCACGGTGATAGAAATCGGAAACTGACGAAGAGACGCGCGCGCTCAGGCGCCGATGGCCGCGCGTATGGGCGCGCGCCAGGACTGTCTCGTCATCGTTTCGGATTTCCTGGAGGTGTGGATCACGACAGTGTCCTCGGTTTCATGCGCATGCGTTCTCGGCCGCAGCGAGGGCGGCTGCGGGAGCGGTCAGCGTATGAGGTCGAGGTGTTGGTGCGTGGTCATGGGTGAGAACGTATAGTGAACATAGTCCTGGCGGTCAAGCGCGCTCCCCAGAACATCGTGGTTCCGTGAGCAAACGGTGTAGGCGGCCGTTGGATTG from Mesorhizobium sp. M1E.F.Ca.ET.045.02.1.1 includes the following:
- a CDS encoding Mu transposase C-terminal domain-containing protein — translated: MKVLNPASATRAERAHLFGRHDRLLIDGQSFRVERKVKDTHVLQPVTGDLIAEDYFVVKSDNEINALIRSKRIRIDEGYYSKALAILRVRFDDSDLTDLSEEELRTLAWKKEWCIRFLDAATNLQGRWRPRRIIDDFARFVEENRDLMDRWYLDTFGERRRPGRRIKGKVRKAFDYPSPSALKKWLARFINGNCRMESLRPHYSECGNRNQLDPRAADVIAIEVRKYASLLQPRMADICEDVDLALYNINKNLPEHQQVYASHNAVRRKIHLLDPFMVDAGRKGSDYAFRKYTPVGKGLQVTQALGRVEMDDWEVDLHTLVAKSSFWKSLTPKQRSLVPRIRTTLTAGIDCASRAIVGFNLAFGPPSTAATKSALRSVMIDKSELAEAAGAMASWHMHGRPLNLATDGGPVFRSEFDTAASRVSVPRVVPEQDPRKRGTIEAFFRIIKRLCRYFAGRSFSNVVKQGDYPAEELASLTVGEFYRSLIRFIVDHYHMRPHRGLEGRTPYAQWEELAKQGLPPAPSDEQLAVAFGLTRRERSITKHGIESVGISYNSMELAELHMKVGQKKVDAIVEPEDLGHVYVLIPKHIRGRIEGIPESRHFLRVPAVDPSFKGRTLADHLLAKRAVRELLKQEEALGRPIRISAHRDLLDLSRGVMDRAAVPSHVVTEKTLDMLEKRIRFAAQAALGPDQYADEEADGGQPGELVATATRRRGKPDDTDQPRTIRDHEALPKRKPFGGSLNLDDGEDA
- a CDS encoding nucleotidyltransferase domain-containing protein, whose product is MLVRHGGYLSSSDIGRRAGISKSSTRLGLISLGEARVVSAEGSGYNRLYRLNAEHYFSKAIEDLFAAEERRFAAIIDAVTDSPGDKKQFVKSLWVYGSVARGEDRLGSDLDVGVVTGSADLAAVVEVVRDSLAIHSERLGLTPSVVGLDMEDVSRLARDDDPWWASVVKDAIVLAGRQPEELPSLAGADAHG
- a CDS encoding AAA family ATPase, which translates into the protein MIRYKTLKDARSTNASTFRNKLHQSLPRFLAYCGIMRACRSIPQFRQLKPVVVGLLLPADPDKDIYEEAVHYAAHGPSFIYGGLDGTEILTKGDRWTKAKEAELSAALSKRRRVVLVMKNGTETPDYFRLAADGVVEVGPIPPRHVIAGARLCLKTEITPEQAKFIATMPLSIIGATLRPGRSVAQAIKLMAQANAPRAAKDISGPTLDDLHGLGEAGEWGRELAIDLADWRAGRIGWADVDRGILVSGPPGTGKSTFAGALARTCNVHLVLGSLGRWQAKGHLGDLLKAMRAAFDDARKNAPSIIFIDEIDAVGDREKFNDHNAQYCTEVVAALLECIDGAEGREGVVVVGACNYPHKLDAAIVRAGRLDRHVRIPLPDQKGREGILRWHLQGLLAKADLSQIAGRTEGWTGASLEQLVRQARRRARRARRDMTLNDLMSELPALVPIPPEMRRRVAVHETGHAIVALALACGELVSVSVESAIVRNPELFQNGGGALIRDKGFKERTQAQLLDSIAVRLGGIAAEEVVFGERSAGGGGGRGSDLHTATLSALAFEASYGLGEGLAYLAPDDEEELFSALRLDRLLHVRVDKTLLEQFQRAKRIIERERLEVDRVAEALLVKGTLDASEVVELIAQQPRLKLVDGDDRKTG